A stretch of Bombus vancouverensis nearcticus chromosome 13, iyBomVanc1_principal, whole genome shotgun sequence DNA encodes these proteins:
- the phtf gene encoding putative homeodomain transcription factor gives MKLNELVYWYQKKIGTYDKQQWEKTVEQHILEGFTHVPMRTAKLKTELIDVDLVRGSSFPKAKPKHGLSTVACLALQRLLLLPLYRKWWIQQTSLTIFTLFLLLYSLQLINMGIYFCQMAKDNESDIISTSEVLIPAIMMLTLCVVHSHIVSTHSGPTIGDGQNKQKIVRRLRHTRCRMGKSRTRQNLRLHKDSKSSQDTASEKASTVSDEVLTSVRFAKKVVIENSLTVSRSQEFLTAQASCDNEPMNVAVNHPLPINEASASHTQSNEVPDPNIKNIHQDDDGFESLNGNVSSDNDKSAARVPEKFKHKRELLKNNEERILWLEDSTSQQVLQSKFSAPELLKSQENSSNSEAETSNKMDKDQCLMGIGSREGRQQCESEEEGECEETVTNHLTEATTSATEWMGVTTNSDECSYSSELEESDLHNETNKNYGEFVEHPFSWEFELPPSIMLISNCASYDRVSCTIWTRRDIKKAELSVLDISSAIIARVESMPENMNYFYGGLMLSVVLALIPSIKRLSDHVGMDNSSNVTSSLIPNDLTYVNLETYSDILAKVIDLTFGTTLWERIVVLISAFERLILSSLLFFLLAVAERTYKQRLLYAKLFSHLTSSRRARKSDLPHFRLNKVRNIKLWLSVRSYLKRRGPQRSVDVIVSAVFIVTLLLLSFVSLELIKDLESLHSRYNVEALFWSFSLGIFILRFMTLGTKINKKYRNLSVLITEQINLYLQIEQKPHKKEELMVANNVLKLAADLIKELECPFKISGLSANPYLYTITKVVLLSALSGVLSELLGFKLKLHKIKIK, from the exons atgaaattaaacgagCTTGTTTATTG GTATCAGAAGAAAATTGGTACTTATGATAAGCAACAATGGGAAAAAACCGTGGAACAACATATTCTTGAAGGATTTACACATGTTCCAATGAGAACTGCAAAACTAAAAACGGAACTTATTGATGTAGATCTTGTAAGAG GTTCTTCTTTCCCAAAAGCCAAGCCAAAGCATGGATTGTCAACTGTAGCTTGCTTGGCACTTCAGCGTTTATTGCTTCTTCCTTTATATAGAAAATGGTGGATACAGCAAACTAGTTTaacaatttttactttatttttattattgtatagTTTACAACTGATCAATATGGGTATATATTTTTGTCAAATGGCAAAGGACAATGAAAGTGAT ATTATATCAACTTCAGAGGTATTAATACCTGCTATTATGATGTTGACATTATGCGTTGTTCATTCCCATATTGTGTCAACTCATTCAGGACCAACAATAGGTGATGGACAAAATAAGCAAAAAATAGTTAGACGTTTAAGACACACTAGATGTCGAATGGGTAAATCCAGGACAAGACAAAACTTGC GTTTGCATAAAGATTCTAAATCATCTCAAGATACAGCATCTGAAAAAGCTAGCACAGTAAGTGATGAAGTATTAACATCTGTGCGATTTGCTAAAAAGGTTGTAATTGAAAATTCTCTGACTGTTAGTCGGTCACag GAATTTCTGACAGCTCAAGCATCTTGTGATAATGAGCCAATGAATGTGGCTGTGAACCATCCCTTACCCATAAATGAGGCTTCAGCTAGTCATACTCAATCAA ATGAAGTTCCAgatccaaatataaaaaatatacatcaGGATGATGATGGATTTGAAAGCTTAAATGGAAATGTGTCCAGTGATAATGATAAAAGTGCTGCACGAGTACCAGAGAAATTTAAACATAAACGGGAATTACTTAAAAATAACGAGGAACGCATTCTTTGGTTAGAAGATTCTACTAGTCAACAAGTTTTGCAATCAAAATTTTCAG CACCTGAATTATTAAAGTCACAGGAAAATTCCTCAAATAGCGAAGCAGAAACTTCTAACAAGATG GATAAAGATCAATGTCTAATGGGAATAGGATCAAGGGAAGGACGACAGCAATGCGAAAGTGAGGAAGAAGGAGAGTGTGAAGAAACAGTTACAAATCATTTAACAGAAGCTACAACATCTGCTACAGAATGGATGGGAGTAACAACAAATAGTGATGAATGTAGCTATAG TTCAGAACTTGAAGAATCTGATCTCCATAATGAAACCAACAAAAATTATGGGGAATTTGTTGAACATCCTTTTTCTTGGGAATTTGAATTACCACCCTCCATAATGCTTATTTCTAATTGTGCTTCATACGATCGTG TTTCCTGTACTATATGGACACGACGTGATATAAAAAAGGCTGAATTGTCGGTGCTGGATATCAGCTCGGCTATTATTGCTAGAGTAGAATCAATGCCTGAGAACATGAATTACTTTTATGGAGGCTTAATGCTTAGTGTGGTATTAGCTTTAATACCATCTATTAAGCGATTGAGTGATCATGTTGGGATGGATAACAGTAGCAATGTAACGAGTTCCTTAATACCAAATGACTTGACTTATGTCAATTTAGAAACATATAGTGATATTTTAGCTAAAGTTATAGATTTGACTTTCGGGACAACTCTCTG gGAACGTATAGTAGTGCTTATATCAGCATTTGAAAGACTTATATTATCctctttattattctttttattagCAGTTGCAGAACGTACTTATAAACAAAGACTTTTAtatgcaaaattattttcacatTTAACATCGTCAAGACGTGCTAGAAAATCTGATTTACCACATTTTCGGTTAAATAAAGTACGCAATATAAAATTGTGGTTAAGTGTCAGATCTTATTTgaag AGAAGAGGACCGCAACGTTCTGTAGATGTAATAGTATCAGCAGTATTCATTGTTActttattattgttatcattTGTGAGCTTGGAGTTAATTAAG GACCTTGAGAGTTTACATTCCCGATATAACGTTGAAGCATTGTTTTGGAGTTTTTCTCttggaatatttatattacgttttatgacaTTGGGtacgaaaattaataaaaaatacagaaatcTTTCTGTGTTAATAACTGAACag ATCAATTTGTATTTACAAATAGAGCAAAAGCCACataaaaaagaagaacttatGGTAGCAAATAATGTACTCAAATTAGCAGCAGATTTGATAAAG GAACTTGAATGTCCATTTAAAATATCTGGTTTATCAGCTAATCCCTATTTATACACAATTACAAAAGTAGTACTATTATCTGCTCTTTCGGGAGTGCTTTCTGAATTACTTGGATTTAAGCTTAAGTTACataagataaaaattaaataa
- the Edem1 gene encoding ER degradation-enhancing alpha-mannosidase-like protein 2, producing MHLFDTWLCFGFLSLVNGLREYDKKDLITLREEVRSMFDHAYSSYLTYAYPYDELRSLSCDGFDTWGSFSLTLIDALDTLAVMGNFSEFRRVAEIISARADFEANINVSVFETNIRVVGGLLSAHLLSRKAGINLEPGWPCNGPLLRLAEDMAKRLIAAFDTPTGMPYGTVNLKYGVPEGETSITCTAGIGTFLLEFGTLSRLTGDPLYEEVAMNAIKALHYYKSNIGLVGNHIDVLTGHWTAQDSGIGAGVDSYFEYLAKGTLLFQDPLLATIFHEHKAAIEKYIRREDWHLWVSMTKGQVTLPVFQSLDAYWPGVLSLFGEIGDAMKSLHNYHRVWKQFGFTPEFYNIPQAEAGTNREGYPLRPELIESVMYLYRATGDPYLIQVGIDILRSLQHSAKTTCGYATINDVRDHRKADRMESFFLAETTKYLYLLFDPDNFIHNSGQKGEIIETQWGQCIVDAGGYIFNTEAHPIDPGALYCCHRSQNLFSDQKATLWKFIPVNDMKEKENIEHALYPKDIKDTNDDKPIEIVKLSEMRHTSVNNVENNNNKNLINPLPLINGKVDEVIAIEEESKINTNNPEALSGSLCQEEPESLKVQVAAPPSGIYKADDSENIDTYETYTTSDGHYPTSATKNNTESFIKQNSIKSRFEPQILLENIRKKNLYPTNNSAKINYQLLSCQSQSFLQRISIIGEFF from the coding sequence ATGCATCTTTTTGATACATGGTTATGTTTTGGTTTTTTATCTTTGGTAAATGGGCTACGTGAATACGATAAAAAAGATTTGATTACTCTAAGGGAAGAAGTACGATCTATGTTTGATCATGCTTATTCGAGCTATTTAACATACGCTTATCCCTATGACGAACTACGATCATTGAGTTGTGATGGATTTGATACATGGGGCAGTTTTTCATTGACACTTATCGATGCTTTGGATACCCTCGCTGTAATGGGTAATTTTTCTGAATTTCGACGTGTAGCAGAAATTATAAGTGCTAGAGCAGATTTTGAGGCTAATATCAATGTATCTGTATTTGAAACTAATATAAGAGTAGTGGGGGGATTACTTAGTGCTCATCTTCTATCACGTAAAGCAGGCATTAATTTAGAGCCAGGGTGGCCTTGTAATGGTCCATTATTACGCCTTGCAGAAGATATGGCAAAACGTTTAATTGCAGCCTTTGACACTCCAACAGGAATGCCATACGGCACTGTTAATTTGAAATATGGAGTACCTGAAGGTGAAACAAGTATCACATGTACTGCTGGGATCGGAACATTTCTATTAGAATTTGGAACTTTGTCTAGATTAACTGGAGATCCATTGTATGAAGAAGTAGCTATGAATGCTATTAAAGCATTGCACTATTATAAATCAAATATTGGATTAGTGGGTAATCATATAGACGTACTAACAGGTCATTGGACAGCTCAGGATTCTGGAATTGGTGCAGGTGTTGACtcttattttgaatatttagcAAAAGGCACTTTATTATTCCAAGATCCACTACTAGCGACAATTTTTCATGAGCACAAAGCTGCTATTGAGAAATATATTCGACGAGAGGATTGGCATTTATGGGTTTCTATGACAAAAGGTCAAGTAACTTTGCCAGTGTTTCAGTCTTTGGATGCCTATTGGCCCGGAGTACTGAGTTTATTTGGTGAAATTGGAGATGCAATGAAGTCATTGCACAATTATCATCGAGTTTGGAAACAATTTGGATTCACACCAGAATTTTATAACATACCACAAGCAGAAGCAGGTACTAACAGGGAAGGTTACCCGTTAAGACCAGAACTCATAGAATCAGTTATGTACTTATATAGAGCTACAGGAGATCCTTACCTTATACAGGTAGGAATAGATATATTAAGAAGTTTGCAGCATAGTGCTAAAACTACGTGTGGCTATGCAACTATCAATGATGTTAGGGACCACCGAAAGGCTGATAGAATGGAGTCTTTTTTCTTGGCAGAAACAACTAAATATCTTTATCTCCTTTTTGATCCTGataattttattcataattCTGGTCAGAAAGGAGAAATTATAGAAACACAATGGGGTCAATGTATTGTAGATGCAGGaggatatatttttaatacagaAGCACATCCCATAGATCCTGGAGCATTGTACTGTTGTCATAGAAGTCAGAATTTATTTTCAGACCAAAAAGCGACGTTATGGAAATTCATTCCTGTAAATGatatgaaagaaaaggaaaatatagaGCATGCCTTGTATCCAAAAGATATAAAAGATACAAACGATGATAAACCAattgaaattgtaaaattatctGAAATGAGGCACACTTCTGTAAATAATGTagagaataataataacaaaaatttaatcaatCCTTTGCCACTTATAAATGGCAAAGTAGATGAAGTGATAGCAATagaagaagaaagtaaaataaacaCAAACAATCCTGAAGCTTTGTCCGGAAGTCTTTGTCAGGAAGAACCAGAATCTTTGAAAGTACAAGTTGCTGCACCTCCTTCAGGAATTTATAAAGCTGATGACAGTGAAAATATTGATACTTATGAAACCTATACTACTTCTGATGGGCATTATCCTACTTCTGCTACGAAAAATAACACAGAATCGTTTATCAAACAAAACAGTATAAAATCGAGATTTGAACCACAAATATTGCTTGAGAACATTCGAAAAAAGAATTTATATCCAACAAATAATTCTGCAAAAATAAATTATCAGCTTTTATCTTGCCAATCTCAATCATTCCTACAACGTATATCAATTATAggagaatttttttaa